CATGCCATCACCGACAAGCAGTTCCGCGAGCTCTACACGCAACTGCCCTACGACGCGCGCTTCATCGCCATGTTCGATTGCTGCCACTCCGGCGGCATGACACGCGACGGCGGCCGTCCGCGCGGTCTGACGCCGCCCGACGACATCCGCCACCGCGCGCTGCGCTGGGACGCCGATTCGCAGATGTGGGTGCCGCGCGAATGGGTGTCGGCGCAGAAAGAGGCGGCGCGCGTCGCCGCCGACAAGAACACCGTTACCAATGCGCGCGGCATGTCGCGCCTGGGCTGCGCGACCGGCCTGCGCGGTCACGATGACAAGCACTACGATGCCGCCCGCAAGGCCTACGGCCATCAGGGGCCTTACCTGCCGGTGCTGCTCTATGCCTGCCGCGAATCGCAGCTGGCGGCCGAGTATCGCCACGGCGTCACCTCCTACGGTGCTTTCACCTATTGTCTGAGCGAGATGCTGGGTGCGGAGCGGCGGCGCGGGCGCAACCTGAGTTTTGCCAAGCTGATGGAAGGCGTTCAGGCGCGCATCAAGGATCTGGGCTATGTGCAGACGCCGCAGTGGGTGGGGCCGAAGGCGGTACTGCAGGCCGACATTCCGTGGGCGGCGGCGCCGCGAAGAACGGCGCGGCGAGGCTGATCGGCGTTCGCCCCCCCGCGTTACATCGGCGACACATCGCGGGCAAGCTCGCGCCGTAGAATGCGAGCCTTCGCCCGCTGCGCCCACCCGGCTGCGGCGAGTGCCTTCCCGCCCCGGACACCCCGATGAGTCTCGCAGCCCTCGTAGCCGCCTTCGTGCGCCGCCACTGGCGCGCCTATTCCGCTTCTGCCGTGATGCTGGCCGGCATCGCGATCCTGACCGTGTGGGTGCCACGCCGCGTCGCGGCGATCATCGACCGGCTGGTGCATGGTCAGGTCGCGCCGAGCGCGCTGCTGGGCGAGTTCGCGATCCTCGTCGCGATGGGGCTGACGATTTACGTGCTGCGGGTGGGTTGGCGGCTGGCGCTGTTCTCCGCCGCCTACCAGCTCGGTGTTGAGCTGCGCACCAAGCTCTACCGCCAGTTCACGCTGCAGGGCGCGCGCTTCTTCCAGGGCAGCCGCACCGGCGACCTGATGGCGCGGGCGACCAACGACATCGACGCGGTGGAACTCACCGTTGGTGAAGCGCTGCTCGCGGGCTTCGATGGCACGATGACGCTGATCCTGGTGGTCGCGATGATGACGCTGGGCATCGACTGGCGATTGGGCCTTGCTGCCTTGTTGTCGTTCCCTTTCATGGCCTTCGCGTTCTGGCGCATCTCGCGCCATGTGCACCATGCATGGCGCGATTCGCTCGCCCGTTTCGGCAAACTCAACGATCACGTTCAGGAAACGCTGGCCGGGGTGCGCACGGTGCGCGCGCTGGGTCTGGAGGCGCGCAGCAGCGCGCATTTCGCCGAACTCACAGCGGCTGCTGCAAAGGCCGGCGACACCGCGCAGCGCTGGGAAGCGGCCTACGAACCGGCGGTCGGCCTCGCCTTGTCGGCCGCCAGCGCGCTGACGCTGTCGCTGGGCGGCTGGCTGGTGTGGCAGGGCGAGCTGACGATCGGCCTGCTGACTGGTTTTTCGATGTATCTCGGGCAACTGATCTGGCCGATGTTCGCGGCGGGCCATGTGCTGTCGCTGATCGAGCGGGGCCGTGCCGCCTGGGAGCGCCTGCAGCCGGTGCTCGAAGCCGCGCCGGAGATGCCGGATCACGGCACGCTGGCAGCGCCCGCCGGTGATGCGGCGCTGGAATTGGGCGAGGTGACCTACCGCTTCCCGGGGCAGACGGCTCCGGCGCTCGACGCCGTCAATCTGCGGCTTGAAGCCGGCCATACGCTCGGTCTCGTAGGCGCCACCGGCGCCGGCAAATCAACGCTGATCCGCTTGCTGCTGCGTCAGGACGTGGCCGAATCGGGTGCGTTGCGCTGGGGCGGCCGGCCGCTCGCCGACTATTCGCTCGATGCGCTGCGTGCCGCGATGGCCTGGGTGCCGCAGGAGGCCTTCCTGTTCTCGGCGTCGATTGCTGACAACATCGCACTCGCCAAACCGGATGCGAGTCGCACCGAGATCGAGCGGGCCGCGCGGCTGGCGGCGATCCACGACGATATCCTGCGCCTGCCCAAGGGCTACGAAACACCGGTCGGCGAGCGTGGCGTGTCGCTCTCCGGCGGGCAGCGCCAGCGGGTGGCGATTGCGCGCGCGCTGCTGTCGGACGCGCCGATCCTGCTGCTCGATGACGCGCTCTCGGCGGTCGACACCGAAACCGAGACGCGCATCCTGAGCCACCTGCGCGACGCGCGCCGCGGCCGCACGGTGATCATCGTCAGCCACCGGCTCTCGGCGGTGATGGATGCCGAGCACACGCTGGTGCTGCGCTATGGGCGCGTCATCGAAGCCGGCACACATGCCGAACTGCTCGAACGCAACGGCTGGTACGCCAGCCAGTGGCGCTACCAGCAACTGGAGGCGAGCCTCGATGCAGCCTGAACACAACAACACTAGCGGCGACCTCGCCCGCGCTGCGGCGCTGCTGGCA
This region of Niveibacterium umoris genomic DNA includes:
- a CDS encoding ABC transporter ATP-binding protein; amino-acid sequence: MSLAALVAAFVRRHWRAYSASAVMLAGIAILTVWVPRRVAAIIDRLVHGQVAPSALLGEFAILVAMGLTIYVLRVGWRLALFSAAYQLGVELRTKLYRQFTLQGARFFQGSRTGDLMARATNDIDAVELTVGEALLAGFDGTMTLILVVAMMTLGIDWRLGLAALLSFPFMAFAFWRISRHVHHAWRDSLARFGKLNDHVQETLAGVRTVRALGLEARSSAHFAELTAAAAKAGDTAQRWEAAYEPAVGLALSAASALTLSLGGWLVWQGELTIGLLTGFSMYLGQLIWPMFAAGHVLSLIERGRAAWERLQPVLEAAPEMPDHGTLAAPAGDAALELGEVTYRFPGQTAPALDAVNLRLEAGHTLGLVGATGAGKSTLIRLLLRQDVAESGALRWGGRPLADYSLDALRAAMAWVPQEAFLFSASIADNIALAKPDASRTEIERAARLAAIHDDILRLPKGYETPVGERGVSLSGGQRQRVAIARALLSDAPILLLDDALSAVDTETETRILSHLRDARRGRTVIIVSHRLSAVMDAEHTLVLRYGRVIEAGTHAELLERNGWYASQWRYQQLEASLDAA